Proteins encoded together in one Campylobacter concisus window:
- the tsf gene encoding translation elongation factor Ts gives MEITAQMVKELRESTGAGMMDCKKALGEANGDMEKAVDILREKGLGQAAKKADRLASEGLVSVEVCSKCKKATISEINSETDFVARNPQFQALAKDTTAHIQSSGIKTVEELNTSTLNGVKFEEYFKTQIATIGENLVVRRFETISADDKGVVNGYVHSNGRVGVLIGAACESAEVANKAAEFIRNLCMHAAAMKPSVISYKDLDKDFVEKEFIALRAELEKENEELKRLGKPLHHIPEYASRCQIGEAELAKATKAIEEELKAEGKPEKIWDKIIPGKIERFYADNTVLDQRLTLLGQFYVMDDKKTIEQVIEEKSKELGGKIEIVKYVRFELGEGLEKKVDDFAAEVAAQIG, from the coding sequence ATGGAAATAACTGCACAAATGGTAAAAGAGCTCCGCGAATCAACCGGAGCTGGTATGATGGACTGCAAAAAGGCACTTGGCGAAGCAAATGGCGACATGGAAAAAGCTGTTGATATCCTTCGCGAAAAAGGCCTAGGCCAAGCTGCTAAAAAGGCTGACCGCCTTGCAAGTGAGGGCTTAGTAAGCGTTGAAGTTTGCTCAAAATGCAAAAAAGCAACTATCAGCGAGATCAACTCTGAGACTGACTTTGTTGCTAGAAACCCACAGTTTCAAGCGCTTGCAAAAGACACAACAGCTCACATCCAATCAAGTGGCATAAAAACAGTTGAAGAGCTAAATACAAGCACTTTAAACGGTGTTAAATTTGAAGAATACTTCAAGACTCAGATCGCAACTATCGGTGAAAACCTTGTAGTTCGCCGCTTTGAGACTATTAGTGCTGATGATAAGGGCGTGGTAAATGGCTATGTTCACTCAAATGGCCGTGTTGGCGTGCTTATCGGTGCAGCTTGCGAAAGTGCTGAAGTTGCAAACAAAGCAGCTGAATTTATAAGAAATTTATGTATGCACGCAGCTGCTATGAAGCCAAGCGTTATAAGCTACAAAGACCTTGATAAAGATTTTGTTGAGAAAGAATTTATCGCACTTCGCGCTGAACTTGAAAAAGAAAATGAAGAGTTAAAACGCCTAGGCAAGCCACTTCACCACATCCCTGAGTATGCTAGCCGCTGCCAGATAGGTGAGGCAGAGCTTGCAAAAGCTACAAAAGCGATCGAAGAAGAGCTAAAAGCTGAGGGCAAACCTGAGAAAATTTGGGACAAGATCATCCCTGGTAAGATCGAGAGATTTTACGCTGATAACACAGTGCTTGACCAACGCCTTACACTTTTAGGCCAGTTTTATGTAATGGACGATAAAAAGACTATCGAACAAGTTATCGAAGAGAAGAGCAAAGAGCTTGGCGGCAAGATCGAAATCGTAAAATACGTTCGTTTCGAGCTTGGCGAAGGCTTAGAAAAAAAAGTAGATGACTTTGCTGCAGAAGTTGCTGCTCAAATAGGCTAA
- a CDS encoding beta-ketoacyl-ACP synthase II, translating to MKRVVVTGIGMINALGLDKESSFKAICEGKTGVKEITSFDVSEFPVKIAAEITDFDPNSILDGKEVKKVDRFIQLGIKASNEAMADANFKEFDAHKFGVSSAAGIGGLPNIEKNSITYFEKGVKRISPFFIPSALVNMLGGIVSINHGLKGPNLSSVTACAASTHAISQAAKCIMIGQATNMLVIGAESTICGVGIGGFAAMKALSTRNDEPSKASRPFDANRDGFVMGEGAGALVLEEYESAVTRGAKIYAEVVGFGESGDAHHITSPTLEGPLSAMKQALDMAKGVKIDYVNAHGTSTPVNDKNETAALKAVFGDKCPPVSSTKGQTGHCLGGAGAIEAVISIMAMRDGIIPPTINYETPDPDCDLDYVPNKARKADIKAVMSNSFGFGGTNGVVIFKKLD from the coding sequence CTTTGATGTAAGCGAATTCCCTGTTAAAATTGCTGCCGAGATAACTGATTTTGATCCAAATAGCATTTTAGACGGCAAAGAGGTGAAAAAAGTAGATCGTTTCATACAGCTTGGCATAAAAGCATCTAACGAAGCTATGGCTGATGCAAATTTTAAGGAGTTTGATGCTCATAAATTTGGCGTTAGTTCAGCAGCTGGTATAGGTGGTTTGCCAAATATTGAGAAAAACTCAATCACATATTTTGAAAAAGGCGTAAAGAGAATTTCGCCATTTTTCATCCCATCTGCACTTGTAAATATGCTAGGTGGCATAGTTTCAATAAACCACGGACTAAAAGGTCCAAATTTATCAAGCGTAACAGCTTGTGCAGCAAGCACTCATGCGATATCACAAGCTGCAAAATGCATAATGATCGGTCAAGCAACAAATATGCTAGTTATCGGTGCTGAGTCTACTATCTGTGGCGTTGGCATAGGTGGTTTTGCAGCGATGAAAGCACTCTCAACTAGAAATGATGAGCCAAGTAAGGCATCAAGGCCATTTGATGCAAACCGCGACGGCTTTGTAATGGGTGAGGGCGCTGGCGCACTTGTACTTGAAGAGTATGAGTCGGCTGTTACAAGAGGCGCTAAAATTTACGCTGAAGTAGTTGGATTTGGTGAGAGCGGAGATGCACACCACATCACATCACCAACACTTGAAGGCCCATTAAGCGCGATGAAGCAAGCACTTGATATGGCAAAAGGCGTAAAAATAGACTACGTGAACGCACATGGTACTTCAACGCCAGTAAATGATAAAAATGAGACAGCTGCGTTAAAGGCTGTTTTTGGTGATAAGTGCCCACCAGTTAGTTCAACTAAAGGTCAGACTGGACACTGTTTAGGCGGTGCTGGTGCGATCGAAGCTGTCATATCTATAATGGCAATGAGAGATGGCATCATCCCTCCAACGATAAACTACGAAACGCCAGATCCAGATTGCGATCTAGACTACGTTCCAAATAAAGCCAGAAAAGCTGATATAAAAGCTGTTATGAGCAACTCATTTGGCTTTGGTGGAACAAACGGCGTCGTGATATTTAAAAAGTTGGATTAA
- the iadA gene encoding beta-aspartyl-peptidase — protein MLLLKNANLYTPKFLGKCDVLVGGGKILAIGEGLSFSVEGLEIYDLKGKILAPGLIDQHVHITGGGGEAGYHSRTPEITLSQIVKYGTTTLVGVLGTDGVTRSLENLYSKAKALEFEGISTFIHTGSYASPCVTFTGDIAKDLILIDKVIGVKIALTDNRGSYVSKEELINILSKIRIGGMVSKKGGVLHMHMGALSEKFDNVFKVIKDYEFPAYYFSPTHCARTKDLFNEALKFQKMGGNIDITSGGSKFAPLHEVVAYGLENGLNLERLTMSSDGNGSVPKFNENGELVGYGCASCASNLEVLQALVRNKILNIEDTLALMSKNVARYLNLSQKGEIKIGNDADLCVFDEELNLYDVIAKGEFCVKDEKVVKKGFFEN, from the coding sequence ATGCTTTTGCTTAAAAATGCTAATCTATACACGCCAAAATTTCTTGGCAAATGCGATGTTTTGGTAGGTGGCGGTAAAATTTTAGCCATCGGCGAGGGGCTAAGCTTTAGTGTAGAAGGGCTAGAAATTTACGACCTAAAAGGCAAAATTTTAGCCCCGGGCCTCATTGATCAGCACGTGCATATCACGGGTGGTGGCGGCGAAGCTGGATATCACTCAAGAACGCCTGAGATTACGCTTAGTCAGATCGTAAAGTACGGCACGACGACGCTTGTTGGCGTTTTGGGGACCGATGGTGTCACCAGAAGCTTGGAAAATCTCTACTCAAAGGCAAAAGCGCTCGAGTTTGAGGGCATCTCGACCTTCATACACACCGGCTCATACGCAAGCCCCTGTGTGACATTTACCGGCGACATCGCAAAAGATCTCATACTAATCGACAAAGTGATCGGCGTAAAGATCGCACTAACCGATAACCGCGGCAGCTACGTCTCAAAAGAGGAGCTCATCAATATACTAAGCAAGATACGTATAGGCGGCATGGTCTCTAAAAAAGGCGGCGTGCTTCACATGCACATGGGTGCTTTAAGCGAGAAATTTGACAACGTATTTAAGGTGATAAAAGACTATGAATTTCCAGCCTACTACTTCTCGCCGACACACTGCGCTAGGACGAAAGACCTGTTTAACGAGGCTTTGAAATTTCAAAAAATGGGCGGAAATATCGATATCACAAGCGGTGGTAGTAAATTTGCCCCACTTCATGAGGTGGTGGCTTATGGCCTTGAAAATGGGCTAAATTTAGAGCGACTAACTATGAGTTCAGACGGCAATGGCAGCGTGCCTAAATTTAACGAAAATGGCGAGCTAGTGGGATATGGCTGTGCCTCATGTGCGTCAAATTTAGAGGTATTGCAAGCTTTAGTAAGAAATAAAATTTTAAATATAGAAGATACCTTGGCTTTGATGAGCAAAAACGTGGCGAGATATCTAAATTTAAGCCAAAAAGGCGAGATAAAAATCGGCAACGACGCTGATCTTTGCGTCTTTGACGAGGAGCTAAATTTATACGATGTGATCGCAAAAGGCGAGTTTTGTGTTAAAGACGAAAAGGTCGTTAAAAAAGGCTTTTTCGAAAATTAA
- the fliR gene encoding flagellar biosynthetic protein FliR, which translates to MELVEFFGADKTIVFMLLFARLSGLIVFFPFYSHNQIPLSVKTLLVFVLCVVLFPISKAHENSINFLIGEILGEVMLGLSAGLMLTIIFATLQMAGEQISMVMGFSMASVLDPQTGTNSPVIANLINFIALLTFLAFDGHHLLLQFYASSLAVVPLGDFYPRPGIMSYAINLFTNLFMFGFIMSFPIIALSLLSDSIFGMLMKTMPQFNLLVIGYPIKVTIGFSVLIAILAGIMKIMSDLLLKVINDLPALFF; encoded by the coding sequence ATGGAACTAGTAGAATTTTTTGGAGCCGATAAGACCATAGTTTTTATGCTTTTGTTTGCACGCCTAAGCGGTCTCATCGTCTTTTTTCCATTTTATTCGCACAATCAAATTCCTCTTAGCGTAAAAACGCTTTTAGTTTTTGTCCTTTGCGTCGTGCTATTTCCCATCTCAAAAGCTCATGAAAACTCTATAAATTTCTTAATCGGCGAGATCTTAGGCGAGGTTATGCTGGGTCTAAGTGCTGGACTTATGCTTACCATCATCTTTGCCACGCTTCAAATGGCAGGCGAGCAAATCTCGATGGTCATGGGCTTTTCGATGGCGTCAGTACTTGATCCGCAAACTGGTACAAACTCTCCAGTCATAGCAAACCTTATAAATTTCATCGCACTGCTAACATTTTTGGCATTTGATGGACATCACTTACTCCTTCAGTTTTACGCTAGCTCACTTGCTGTGGTGCCACTTGGCGACTTTTATCCACGCCCTGGCATCATGAGCTATGCGATAAATTTATTTACAAATTTGTTTATGTTTGGCTTTATCATGTCATTTCCCATCATCGCCCTATCTTTGCTCTCAGACTCTATCTTTGGCATGCTGATGAAGACGATGCCGCAGTTTAACCTACTAGTCATCGGCTATCCTATCAAAGTGACGATCGGATTTTCTGTTTTGATAGCCATTTTAGCAGGCATTATGAAGATCATGAGCGACCTACTTTTAAAAGTGATAAATGATCTGCCAGCTCTGTTTTTTTAA
- a CDS encoding CbrC family protein has translation MDKFQEKYIKLSKDYYKNNGNAASVEALYQFKEELEASKDAQAKHVLVDIYQLLSMQKSAYELLLKIHDKNDKKQLKTLGYLSQFMDEGDKWAVPRPKSKGQILAQKAKVATLPKFRYHPEPLKTGAFKDDMSVTCECCGKTTEIYYDGSIYSEQDVTYLCSACIANGEAAKKFDAIFVQDADQLATDDAKKDEELFRRTPGYESWQGEHWVACCDDYCAFLGDVGTKELLELGIADEVFDDYAKRDDYDVKMAREVLVAGGNFAGYLFRCLHCKKYHIYIDAC, from the coding sequence GTGGATAAATTTCAAGAAAAATATATAAAACTTTCAAAAGATTACTACAAAAATAACGGTAATGCAGCGAGTGTGGAGGCTTTGTATCAGTTTAAAGAAGAGCTTGAAGCAAGCAAGGATGCGCAAGCAAAACACGTTTTAGTAGATATTTATCAGCTTTTATCTATGCAAAAGAGCGCTTATGAGCTACTTTTAAAGATACACGATAAAAACGACAAAAAGCAGCTAAAAACACTTGGTTACCTTTCGCAGTTTATGGATGAGGGCGACAAATGGGCGGTGCCAAGACCAAAAAGTAAAGGGCAAATTTTAGCCCAAAAGGCAAAGGTCGCCACCTTGCCAAAATTTCGCTATCACCCAGAGCCATTAAAAACTGGCGCATTTAAAGATGATATGAGTGTCACCTGCGAGTGCTGCGGCAAAACCACTGAAATTTACTATGATGGCAGCATATATAGCGAGCAAGATGTCACCTATCTTTGCTCAGCTTGCATCGCAAATGGCGAAGCTGCCAAGAAATTTGACGCTATCTTTGTGCAAGACGCCGACCAACTCGCCACTGATGACGCCAAAAAAGATGAGGAGCTTTTTAGAAGAACACCTGGCTATGAGAGCTGGCAGGGCGAGCACTGGGTGGCATGCTGTGATGATTATTGCGCATTTTTGGGTGATGTGGGCACGAAGGAGCTTTTAGAGCTTGGCATCGCAGACGAGGTCTTTGATGACTACGCAAAAAGAGACGATTACGACGTGAAAATGGCGCGCGAGGTGCTTGTAGCGGGCGGCAACTTTGCTGGATATTTGTTTCGCTGTTTGCACTGTAAAAAGTATCACATCTACATTGATGCTTGCTAA
- a CDS encoding polyphenol oxidase family protein, translating to MRENLEIVFDKNGIVAGFTNRLGGVSEGKFSSLNLGDHVGDEPRDVIKNREILARNLGVRQLKFMKQIHSDKVFVLENEDDELPECDAVITNLSCVGVCVLVADCSPVVMIDEKRGVICVAHAGRAGVMLKICTKAVMLMGEKFGSKADEMSVFVGANIKGGCYEVGELDLGEFNAYKIGRNFDMNATLRDEFKALGVRNLNFSEICTHCDERYFSYRRDGVCGRFCGFAVKFKDKNGI from the coding sequence ATGCGTGAAAATTTAGAGATCGTTTTTGATAAAAATGGCATAGTAGCTGGCTTTACAAACAGGCTTGGCGGCGTGAGCGAGGGTAAATTTAGCTCGCTAAATTTAGGCGATCACGTGGGCGATGAGCCAAGAGATGTTATAAAAAATAGAGAAATTTTGGCTAGAAATTTGGGTGTTAGGCAGCTTAAATTTATGAAGCAGATCCACTCGGACAAGGTCTTTGTTCTTGAAAACGAGGACGATGAGCTACCAGAGTGCGACGCTGTGATCACAAATTTAAGCTGTGTGGGCGTCTGCGTTTTGGTGGCGGACTGCTCGCCAGTTGTGATGATAGATGAAAAGCGCGGTGTGATCTGCGTGGCTCATGCAGGAAGAGCCGGCGTTATGCTAAAAATTTGCACAAAAGCAGTTATGCTCATGGGCGAGAAATTTGGCTCAAAAGCAGATGAAATGAGCGTCTTTGTCGGGGCAAATATAAAAGGTGGCTGCTACGAGGTGGGCGAGCTTGATCTTGGGGAATTTAACGCATATAAGATAGGTAGAAATTTTGATATGAACGCGACCTTAAGGGATGAATTTAAGGCACTTGGGGTTAGAAATCTAAACTTTAGCGAGATCTGCACGCACTGTGATGAGAGATATTTTTCGTACCGAAGAGACGGCGTGTGCGGTAGATTTTGCGGATTTGCAGTGAAATTTAAGGATAAAAATGGGATATGA
- a CDS encoding acetyltransferase — MGYESFKNPLAAKIAQNARNLGFEQLMNEEFVQMLLSSKKMELSAVDRESIEQIFIKLMEIEEKVQLSK; from the coding sequence ATGGGATATGAGAGCTTTAAAAATCCACTAGCGGCAAAAATAGCTCAAAACGCTAGAAATTTGGGCTTTGAGCAGCTTATGAACGAAGAGTTTGTGCAGATGCTACTTAGCTCAAAAAAGATGGAGCTAAGCGCCGTGGATAGGGAAAGTATCGAGCAAATTTTTATAAAACTGATGGAGATAGAAGAAAAAGTACAACTTAGCAAATAA
- a CDS encoding riboflavin synthase encodes MFNGLIRELAEVISYSQNVLRLKAKFRPNLGDSIAVNGACLSVTKLYDDGFSVELSAESRANVAVENLAGLVHIEPAMKLGERVDGHLMQGHIDFIGVISAINKHENGVDFYIDLPKEAMALMANKGSVGVEGVSLTINEILPKGIRLTIIPITFRDSLFGTFKVGRRVNIESDLLARYVARMLEAKQNGGLSWDEVERISSLY; translated from the coding sequence ATGTTTAATGGCTTAATCAGAGAGCTTGCCGAGGTCATTAGCTACTCGCAAAATGTTTTACGGCTAAAGGCTAAATTTCGCCCAAATTTAGGCGATAGCATCGCAGTAAATGGCGCTTGCTTAAGTGTAACAAAACTATATGATGATGGCTTTAGTGTGGAGCTAAGCGCAGAGAGCAGGGCAAATGTCGCGGTTGAAAATTTAGCCGGCTTGGTGCATATCGAGCCTGCGATGAAGCTTGGAGAGCGAGTAGATGGGCATTTGATGCAGGGGCATATCGACTTTATCGGCGTGATCTCAGCTATAAATAAGCATGAAAACGGCGTTGATTTTTACATCGACCTGCCAAAGGAGGCGATGGCTCTCATGGCAAACAAGGGCTCAGTGGGCGTTGAGGGTGTGAGCCTTACGATAAATGAAATTTTGCCAAAGGGTATCAGGCTCACGATCATTCCCATCACTTTTAGAGATAGCCTTTTTGGCACTTTCAAGGTCGGCAGACGCGTAAATATCGAGAGCGACTTGCTGGCTCGCTACGTGGCTAGGATGCTTGAGGCTAAGCAAAATGGCGGCCTTAGCTGGGACGAGGTCGAGAGAATTTCAAGCCTTTACTAA
- a CDS encoding YwqG family protein: MDLNEIYKGCKERGLEGLFEFLKPMAKNAIKIDTQAKDDGDIAVGASKFGGQPDLPASVPWPSNENGALSFVAQINFAEVSKFDTDGLLPKSGMLYLFYDINLRIWGFEPADKKGFAVIFAEAAQDQLARQNMDGVNFTFGARSLSFKNELNLPSLQSSLVPFGKFSEEEWEAYHEVIEPSWQAKENKLLGHSDNIQDGMELECELVANGLDCGDGSAYHHPNIAEFEKNAAQWQLLLQIDSDEQSDMDWDGEGRIYLWIKRDDLAARDFNKTWLVLQTS; encoded by the coding sequence ATGGATCTAAATGAAATTTATAAAGGCTGCAAAGAGCGCGGTCTGGAGGGGCTTTTTGAGTTTTTAAAGCCAATGGCTAAAAATGCTATAAAGATAGATACGCAGGCTAAAGATGACGGTGATATCGCTGTTGGAGCGTCTAAATTTGGCGGACAGCCAGATCTGCCAGCTAGCGTGCCTTGGCCGTCAAATGAAAACGGCGCGCTTAGCTTTGTGGCGCAGATAAATTTTGCTGAGGTTAGCAAATTTGACACCGATGGGTTACTACCAAAAAGTGGCATGCTCTATCTTTTTTATGATATAAATTTACGCATCTGGGGCTTTGAGCCTGCTGATAAAAAGGGCTTTGCCGTGATCTTTGCCGAGGCAGCTCAAGACCAACTTGCTCGCCAAAACATGGATGGCGTGAATTTCACATTTGGCGCACGCTCTCTTAGCTTTAAAAACGAGCTAAATTTGCCAAGTTTGCAAAGCTCGCTCGTGCCATTTGGCAAGTTTAGTGAGGAGGAGTGGGAGGCCTATCACGAGGTCATCGAGCCAAGCTGGCAGGCCAAAGAAAACAAGCTACTTGGTCACTCTGACAACATCCAAGACGGCATGGAGCTAGAGTGCGAGCTCGTGGCAAATGGCCTTGACTGCGGCGATGGTAGCGCTTATCACCACCCAAATATCGCGGAGTTTGAGAAAAATGCCGCCCAGTGGCAGCTGCTTTTGCAGATAGATAGCGATGAGCAGAGCGACATGGACTGGGACGGAGAGGGTAGAATTTATCTGTGGATAAAGAGGGACGACCTAGCGGCGCGTGACTTTAACAAAACTTGGCTAGTTTTACAAACGAGCTAG
- the rpsB gene encoding 30S ribosomal protein S2, producing the protein MVTMRDLLECGVHFGHQTRRWNPKMKKFIFGERKGIYIIDLQKTIRYFRYTYNIVRDAAAEGKSVLFVGTKKQAIDAIKEYAEKCGMPYVNHRWLGGMMTNFGTIRQSIRKLEVIETMEEDGSINLLTKKEALMLRRKKEKLIATLGGIRNMKSLPDMIFVVDTVKEKIAVQEANRLKIPVVAPIDTNCDPDVVDYPIPGNDDAIRSVQLFCQEMAEAINEGKSLLEQDGGEQAAGEEVSQDEKDAVVAEAMSEEDFGEDEE; encoded by the coding sequence ATGGTAACTATGAGAGATTTATTAGAGTGTGGCGTACATTTTGGTCACCAAACACGCCGCTGGAACCCAAAGATGAAAAAATTTATCTTTGGCGAGAGAAAAGGTATCTATATTATAGATCTACAAAAGACTATCCGCTACTTCCGCTACACTTACAACATCGTTCGTGACGCAGCTGCTGAAGGCAAGTCAGTGCTATTTGTCGGTACTAAAAAACAAGCTATCGACGCTATAAAAGAGTACGCTGAAAAATGTGGAATGCCTTATGTAAATCACCGCTGGTTAGGTGGTATGATGACAAACTTCGGTACTATCCGCCAGTCTATCCGCAAACTAGAAGTTATCGAGACTATGGAAGAAGATGGTTCGATAAATTTACTAACTAAAAAAGAGGCTTTGATGCTTCGCCGCAAAAAAGAGAAACTTATCGCAACTCTTGGTGGTATCCGCAATATGAAAAGCCTACCTGATATGATATTTGTCGTTGATACAGTTAAGGAAAAGATCGCTGTTCAAGAGGCAAATCGCCTAAAAATCCCAGTTGTAGCACCGATCGATACAAACTGCGATCCTGACGTTGTTGATTACCCTATCCCAGGAAACGATGACGCGATCCGCTCTGTTCAGCTTTTCTGCCAAGAGATGGCTGAGGCGATCAATGAAGGCAAATCACTTCTTGAGCAAGATGGTGGCGAGCAAGCTGCTGGCGAAGAAGTAAGCCAAGACGAGAAAGACGCAGTTGTAGCTGAAGCTATGAGCGAAGAAGACTTTGGCGAGGATGAAGAGTAA
- a CDS encoding ABC transporter ATP-binding protein, translating into MEILRASNLGFAYDYTLFNNINLTLNQKQSIAITGVSGCGKSTLLHILSTLLKPNFGEVIYQDRSIYELSQNELLAIRRLHFGIIFQSHYLFKGFSAYENIELASILSGENIEKNDLEALKISSVINQKVGELSGGQQQRVSIARVLTKKPKIIFADEPTGNLDKQTANEVMQVLFDYINENNAALVLVTHDNDLAAKCDNSYKLENKELVQIS; encoded by the coding sequence ATGGAAATTTTAAGAGCGTCTAATCTAGGCTTTGCGTATGATTATACGCTCTTTAATAATATAAATTTAACTCTCAATCAAAAACAAAGTATTGCTATAACCGGTGTTAGCGGTTGTGGCAAATCAACGCTTTTACACATACTTTCAACACTCTTAAAACCAAATTTTGGCGAGGTCATCTATCAAGATAGATCGATCTATGAGCTTTCTCAAAACGAGCTTTTGGCCATTAGGAGGCTTCATTTTGGCATCATTTTTCAGTCGCACTATCTTTTTAAAGGTTTTAGCGCTTATGAAAATATCGAGCTTGCAAGCATCTTATCTGGCGAAAATATAGAAAAAAATGATCTTGAAGCGCTTAAAATTTCAAGCGTTATTAACCAAAAAGTTGGCGAGCTAAGTGGCGGTCAGCAGCAGCGCGTCAGCATCGCTAGAGTGCTTACTAAAAAGCCAAAGATCATATTTGCAGACGAGCCAACGGGCAACCTTGATAAGCAAACGGCAAATGAAGTGATGCAGGTTTTGTTTGACTACATAAATGAAAATAACGCTGCCCTTGTTCTAGTCACTCACGACAACGACCTAGCCGCTAAATGTGACAACTCATACAAGCTTGAGAACAAAGAGCTTGTGCAAATTTCTTAA
- the accA gene encoding acetyl-CoA carboxylase carboxyl transferase subunit alpha, with translation MSNYLDFEKSIKQIDEDIANAKIRGDEHAVEILNKNLSKEISKVYKNLNEYQRLQLARHPDRPYAIDYINSFLVDGYEIHGDRAFRDDPAIVCYIGYIGGKKTVVIGEQKGRGTKNKLKRNFGMPHPEGYRKALRVAKLAEKFNLPILFLIDTPGAYPGVGAEERGQSEAIARNLFEFANLKTPIIAVVIGEGGSGGALAIGVADRLAMMKNSVFSVISPEGCAAILWNDPAKQEQATKSMKITADDLKNLSLIDDVINEPINGAHRDKDGAAKALANYFISELAELEKLDINELVAKRIDKILSIGAYEE, from the coding sequence ATGTCAAATTATTTAGATTTTGAAAAGAGCATAAAGCAAATTGATGAAGATATAGCAAATGCTAAAATCAGAGGCGATGAACATGCTGTTGAAATTTTAAATAAGAACTTATCTAAAGAGATATCAAAAGTATATAAAAATTTAAACGAATATCAACGTTTGCAACTTGCTCGTCATCCAGATAGACCATATGCTATTGATTATATAAATTCATTTTTAGTTGATGGCTATGAGATCCATGGCGACAGGGCGTTTCGCGATGACCCAGCAATAGTTTGCTACATCGGCTATATCGGAGGTAAAAAGACTGTCGTTATAGGCGAGCAAAAAGGTCGTGGCACTAAAAATAAACTAAAAAGAAATTTTGGTATGCCTCATCCGGAGGGTTACCGAAAGGCTTTACGCGTAGCAAAATTGGCTGAAAAATTTAACCTACCTATCTTATTTTTGATAGACACTCCAGGTGCGTATCCTGGCGTTGGTGCTGAAGAGCGAGGTCAAAGCGAGGCCATAGCTAGAAATTTATTTGAATTTGCAAATTTAAAAACTCCAATAATAGCTGTCGTTATCGGTGAAGGCGGAAGTGGTGGTGCTTTAGCTATCGGCGTGGCTGATAGACTTGCTATGATGAAAAACTCTGTCTTTTCAGTCATCTCGCCAGAGGGTTGTGCTGCGATACTTTGGAACGACCCAGCTAAGCAAGAGCAAGCTACAAAATCTATGAAGATAACGGCTGATGACTTAAAAAATTTATCGCTTATAGATGACGTGATAAACGAGCCGATAAATGGAGCTCATAGAGATAAAGACGGTGCTGCAAAAGCACTTGCAAACTACTTCATCTCAGAGCTAGCTGAGCTTGAGAAGCTTGATATAAACGAGCTTGTCGCAAAAAGAATAGATAAAATTCTCTCTATCGGAGCTTACGAAGAGTAA